Proteins from a single region of Macaca thibetana thibetana isolate TM-01 chromosome 4, ASM2454274v1, whole genome shotgun sequence:
- the TRIM40 gene encoding E3 ubiquitin ligase TRIM40: MIPLHKDNQEEGVCPICQESLKEAVSTNCGHLFCRVCLTQHVEKASASGVFCCPLCRKPCSEEVLGTGYICPNHQKRVCRFCEESRLLLCVECLVSPEHVSHHELTIENALSHYKERLNRRSRKLRKDIVELQRLKAQEGKKLQALQFQVDHGNHRLEAGLESQHQTREQLDALPQQWLGQLEHTPAEVARILDISRAVTQLSSLVIDLERTAKELDTNTLKNAGDLLNRSAPQKLEIIYPQLEKRVSELLLQPSSEALTCSSLGRLTSGSPQPPLSPSSNLSRPPLDLPSASSGLPAPEHVPISSCPPSSPDA; encoded by the exons ATGATACCTTTGCATAAGGACAACCAGGAGGAGGGTGTCTGCCCCATCTGCCAGGAGAGCCTGAAGGAGGCCGTGAGCACCAACTGCGGACATCTCTTCTGTCGAGTGTGCCTGACACAGCACGTGGAGaaggcctcagcctccggggtctTCTGCTGCCCCCTCTGCCGGAAGCCCTGTTCTGAGGAGGTGCTGGGGACAGGCTATATCTGCCCCAACCACCAGAAGAGGGTGTGCAGATTCTGTGAGGAGAGCAGACTTCTTCTATGTGTGGAATGCCTGGTGTCCCCTGAACACGTGTCTCATCATGAACTGACCATAGAAAATGCCCTCAGCCACTATAAG GAACGACTCAACCGCCGCAGCAGGAAGCTCAGAAAGGACATTGTGGAACTTCAGCGACTCAAGGCTCAGGAGGGAAAGAAACTGCAGGCTCTGCAG TTTCAGGTAGACCATGGGAACCAcaggctggaggctgggctgGAGAGCCAGCACCAAACCAGGGAACAGCTGGATGCCCTCCCTCAGCAGTGGCTGGGCCAGCTGGAGCACACGCCAGCAGAAGTGGCCAGAATCCTTGACATCTCCAGGGCAGTAACACAGCTCAGCAGCCTGGTCATTGATCTGGAGAGGACGGCCAAGGAATTAGACACCAACACACTGAAG aaTGCTGGTGACTTACTGAACAG GAGCGCTCCACAGAAATTAGAGATTATTTATCCCCAGTTGGAGAAAAGAGTCAGTGAATTGCTTCTTCAGCCATCCTCAGAAGCTCTGACCTGTTCATCCCTGGGACGCCTTACTTcaggctcacctcagcctcctctctctccttcctccaaccTGTCCAGGCCCCCATTAGATCTACCCAGTGCATCTTCGGGCTTGCCAGCTCCTGAACATGTCCCCATTTCTTCATGCCCACCGTCATCACCTGATGCCTGA
- the TRIM10 gene encoding tripartite motif-containing protein 10 isoform X2 translates to MASAASVTSLADEVNCPICQGTLREPVTIDCGHNFCRGCLTRYCEIPGPDLEESPTCPLCKEPFRPGSFRPNWQLANVVENIERLQLVSTLGLGEEDACQEHGEKIYFFCEDDEMQLCVVCREAGEHAAHTMRFLEDAAAPYREQIHKCLKCLRKEREEIQEIQSRENKRMQVLLTQVSTKRQQVISEFTYLRKFLEEQQSILLAQLESLDGDILKQQDEFDFLVAGEICRFSTLIEELEEKNERPARELLTDIRSTLIRCETRKCRKPVAVSPELGQRIRDFPQQALPLQREMKMFLEKLHFELDYEPAHISLDPQTSHPKLLLSEDRQRAQFSYKWQNSPDNPQRFDRATCVLAHTGITGGRHTWVWMARVPGYSGCCQLSSPPSLLGTEVAA, encoded by the exons ATGGCCTCTGCTGCCTCTGTGACCAGCCTGGCAGATGAAGTCAACTGCCCCATCTGCCAGGGTACCCTGAGGGAGCCGGTCACTATCGACTGCGGCCACAACTTCTGCCGGGGCTGCCTAACTCGCTACTGTGAGATCCCAGGCCCAGACCTGGAGGAGTCCCCTACTTGCCCACTCTGCAAAGAACCCTTCCGTCCTGGGAGCTTCCGGCCCAACTGGCAGCTGGCTAACGTGGTGGAGAACATCGAGCGCCTCCAGCTGGTGTCCACACTGGGTTTGGGAGAGGAGGATGCCTGCCAGGAGCACGGAGAGAAGATCTACTTCTTCTGTGAGGATGATGAGATGCAGTTGTGCGTGGTGTGCCGGGAGGCTGGAGAGCACGCTGCCCACACTATGCGCTTCCTAGAGGATGCGGCGGCTCCCTATAGG GAACAAATACATAAGTGTCTTAAATGtctaagaaaagagagagaggagattcAAGAAATCCagtcaagagaaaataaaaggatgcaAGTCCTCCTG ACTCAGGTGTCCACCAAGAGACAACAGGTGATTTCTGAGTTCACATACCTGAGGAAGTTTCTAGAGGAACAGCAGAGCATCCTCTTAGCACAATTGGAGAGCCTGGATGGAGACATCTTGAAGCAACAGGATGAATTTGATTTCCTGGTTGCTGGAGAGATCTGCCGGTTTAGTACTCTTATTGAAGAACtggaggagaagaatgagaggcCAGCAAGGGAGCTCCTGACG GATATCAGAAGCACTCTAATAAG ATGTGAAACCAGAAAGTGCCGGAAACCAgtggctgtgtccccagagcTGGGCCAGAGGATTCGGGACTTTCCCCAGCAGGCCCTCCCGCTACAGAGGGAGATGAAGATGTTTCTGG aaaaactaCACTTTGAGTTGGACTATGAGCCAG CTCACATTTCTCTAGACCCTCAGACTTCCCACCCCAAGCTCCTCTTGTCCGAGGACCGCCAGCGGGCTCAGTTCTCCTACAAATGGCAGAACTCGCCAGACAATCCCCAGCGTTTTGACCGGGCCACCTGTGTTCTGGCCCACACTGGCATCACAGGGGGGAGACACACGTGGGTG TGGATGGCCAGGGTACCTGGGTACTCAGGCTGCTGCCAGCTCTCCTCACCACCATCCTTGCTAGGCACAGAAGTAGCTGCATAG
- the TRIM10 gene encoding tripartite motif-containing protein 10 isoform X1 produces MASAASVTSLADEVNCPICQGTLREPVTIDCGHNFCRGCLTRYCEIPGPDLEESPTCPLCKEPFRPGSFRPNWQLANVVENIERLQLVSTLGLGEEDACQEHGEKIYFFCEDDEMQLCVVCREAGEHAAHTMRFLEDAAAPYREQIHKCLKCLRKEREEIQEIQSRENKRMQVLLTQVSTKRQQVISEFTYLRKFLEEQQSILLAQLESLDGDILKQQDEFDFLVAGEICRFSTLIEELEEKNERPARELLTDIRSTLIRCETRKCRKPVAVSPELGQRIRDFPQQALPLQREMKMFLEKLHFELDYEPAHISLDPQTSHPKLLLSEDRQRAQFSYKWQNSPDNPQRFDRATCVLAHTGITGGRHTWVVSIDLAHGGSCTVGVVSEDVQRKGELRLRPEEGVWAVRLAWGFVSALGSFPTRLTLKEQPRQVRVSLDYEVGWVTFTNAATREPIYTFTASFTRKVIPFFGLWGRGSSFSLSS; encoded by the exons ATGGCCTCTGCTGCCTCTGTGACCAGCCTGGCAGATGAAGTCAACTGCCCCATCTGCCAGGGTACCCTGAGGGAGCCGGTCACTATCGACTGCGGCCACAACTTCTGCCGGGGCTGCCTAACTCGCTACTGTGAGATCCCAGGCCCAGACCTGGAGGAGTCCCCTACTTGCCCACTCTGCAAAGAACCCTTCCGTCCTGGGAGCTTCCGGCCCAACTGGCAGCTGGCTAACGTGGTGGAGAACATCGAGCGCCTCCAGCTGGTGTCCACACTGGGTTTGGGAGAGGAGGATGCCTGCCAGGAGCACGGAGAGAAGATCTACTTCTTCTGTGAGGATGATGAGATGCAGTTGTGCGTGGTGTGCCGGGAGGCTGGAGAGCACGCTGCCCACACTATGCGCTTCCTAGAGGATGCGGCGGCTCCCTATAGG GAACAAATACATAAGTGTCTTAAATGtctaagaaaagagagagaggagattcAAGAAATCCagtcaagagaaaataaaaggatgcaAGTCCTCCTG ACTCAGGTGTCCACCAAGAGACAACAGGTGATTTCTGAGTTCACATACCTGAGGAAGTTTCTAGAGGAACAGCAGAGCATCCTCTTAGCACAATTGGAGAGCCTGGATGGAGACATCTTGAAGCAACAGGATGAATTTGATTTCCTGGTTGCTGGAGAGATCTGCCGGTTTAGTACTCTTATTGAAGAACtggaggagaagaatgagaggcCAGCAAGGGAGCTCCTGACG GATATCAGAAGCACTCTAATAAG ATGTGAAACCAGAAAGTGCCGGAAACCAgtggctgtgtccccagagcTGGGCCAGAGGATTCGGGACTTTCCCCAGCAGGCCCTCCCGCTACAGAGGGAGATGAAGATGTTTCTGG aaaaactaCACTTTGAGTTGGACTATGAGCCAG CTCACATTTCTCTAGACCCTCAGACTTCCCACCCCAAGCTCCTCTTGTCCGAGGACCGCCAGCGGGCTCAGTTCTCCTACAAATGGCAGAACTCGCCAGACAATCCCCAGCGTTTTGACCGGGCCACCTGTGTTCTGGCCCACACTGGCATCACAGGGGGGAGACACACGTGGGTGGTCAGTATAGACCTGGCACACGGGGGCAGTTGCACTGTGGGCGTGGTGAGTGAGGATGTGCAGCGGAAGGGAGAGCTTCGACTGCGGCCAGAGGAGGGCGTGTGGGCTGTGAGACTGGCCTGGGGCTTCGTCTCGGCTCTGGGCTCCTTTCCCACACGGCTGACCCTGAAGGAGCAGCCCCGGCAGGTGCGGGTGTCTCTTGACTATGAGGTGGGCTGGGTGACCTTCACCAATGCTGCCACCCGAGAGCCCATCTACACCTTCACTGCCTCCTTCACTAGGAAGGTCATTCCCTTCTTTGGGCTGTGGGGCCGAGGGTCCAGTTTCTCCCTGAGCTCCTGA
- the TRIM15 gene encoding tripartite motif-containing protein 15, with translation MPSTPSLKVVHELPACTLCVGPLEDAVTAPCGHTFCRLCLPTLSQMGAQSSGKILLCPLCQEEEQAETPMAPVPLGPLGETYCEEHGEKIYFFCENDAEFLCVFCREGPTHQAHTVGFLDEAIQPYRDRLRSRLEALSMERDEIEDVKCREDQKLQVLLTQIENKKHQVEAAFERLQQELEQQRCLLLARLRELEQQIWKERDEYITKVSEEVTRLGAQVKELEEKCQQPASELLQDVRVNQSRCEMKTFVSPEAISPDLVKKIRDFHRKILTLPEMMRMFSENLAHHLEIDSGKQVITLDPQTASRSLVLSEDRKSVRYTRQKKNLPDSPLRFDGLPAVLGFPGFSSGRHRWQVDLQLGDGGGCTVGVAGEGVRRKGEMGLSAEDGVWAVIISHQQCWASTSPGTDLPLSEIPRYVGVALDYEAGQVTLLNAQTQEPIFTFAASFSGKVFPFFAVWKKGSCLTLKG, from the exons ATGCCCTCAACCCCGTCCCTGAAGGTGGTCCACGAGCTGCCCGCCTGTACCCTCTGTGTGGGGCCGCTGGAGGATGCGGTGACCGCTCCCTGTGGGCACACCTTCTGCCGGCTCTGCCTCCCCACGCTCTCCCAGATGGGGGCCCAGTCCTCGGGCAAGATCCTGCTCTGCCCGCTCTGCCAAGAGGAGGAGCAGGCAGAGACTCCCATGGCCCCTGTGCCCCTGGGCCCGCTGGGAGAGACTTACTGCGAGGAGCACGGGGAGAAGATCTACTTCTTCTGCGAGAACGACGCCGAGTTTCTCTGTGTGTTCTGCAGAGAAGGTCCCACCCACCAGGCGCACACCGTGGGATTCCTGGACGAAGCCATTCAGCCCTACCGG GATCGTCTCAGGAGTCGACTGGAAGCTCTGAGCATGGAGAGAGATGAGATTGAGGATGTAAAGTGTCGAGAAGACCAGAAGCTTCAAGTGCTGCTG ACTCAGATTGAAAACAAGAAGCATCAGGTGGAAGCAGCTTTtgagaggctgcagcaggagctgGAGCAACAGCGGTGTctcctgctggccaggctgcGGGAACTGGAACAGCAGATTTGGAAGGAGAGGGATGAATATATCACAAAGGTCTCTGAGGAAGTCACCCGGCTTGGAGCCCAGGTCAAGGAGCTGGAGGAGAAGTGTCAGCAGCCAGCAAGTGAGCTTCTACAA GACGTCAGAGTCAACCAGAGCAG GTGTGAGATGAAGACTTTTGTGAGTCCTGAGGCCatctctcctgaccttgtcaagAAGATCCGTGATTTCCACAGGAAAATACTCACCCTCCCAGAGATGATGAGGATGTTCTCAG AAAACTTGGCGCATCATCTGGAAATAGATTCAGGTAAACA GGTCATCACTCTGGACCCTCAGACCGCCAGCCGGAGCCTGGTTCtctcagaagacaggaagtcagTGAGATACACCCGGCAGAAGAAGAACCTGCCAGACAGCCCCCTGCGCTTCGACGGCCTCCCGGCGGTGCTGGGCTTCCCGGGTTTCTCCTCGGGGCGCCACCGCTGGCAGGTTGACCTGCAGCTCGGCGACGGCGGCGGCTGCACGGTGGGGGTGGCCGGGGAGGGggtgaggaggaagggggagatgGGCCTTAGCGCCGAGGACGGCGTCTGGGCCGTGATCATCTCGCACCAGCAGTGCTGGGCCAGCACCTCCCCGGGCACCGACCTGCCGCTGAGCGAGATCCCGCGCTATGTGGGCGTCGCCCTGGACTACGAGGCCGGACAGGTGACCCTCCTCAACGCCCAGACCCAGGAGCCCATCTTCACCTTCGCTGCCTCTTTCTCCGGCAaagtctttcctttctttgccGTCTGGAAAAAGGGTTCCTGCCTTACCCTGAAAGGCTGA